The DNA region TCGCCGAGGTCGACCTGGGCACCTACGAGTCGGTGACCTACACCGGCCACAATGGCGAGGAGATCCAGATGTGGGTCAACTACCCGCCCGGCTTCGACGAAAGCAAGGAATACCCGCTGTTCCTGCTGATTCACGGCGGCCCGCACAGCCCGATCACCGACGGCTTCCACTACCGCTGGAATGCCCAGACCTTCGCCTCCTGGGGCTACGTCACCGCCTGGCACAATTTCCACGGCACACCGGGCTGGGGCCAGGACTTCACCGACTACATCAACCCCGACTGGATCACCGCGCCCTACAACGACACCATCGCCGCGGCCGACTGGTTTGCCGACCAGGACTGGATCGACGACGAGCGCATGGTCGCCGGCGGTGGCAGTTACGGCGGCTACCTGTCTTCCATCCTGCTGGGCAAGGATCACCCCTTCAAAACGCTGCTGATTCACGCCCCGGTTTACAACATGTACTCGCAGATGGCGGCCGACTTTGCCGTGCACTCGGTGCGTTTCGGCAACTACTGGGATGACCCGAGCATCTACCGGGACATCTCGCCGCACTACTTCGCCGAGGATTTCCATACCCCGGCACTGATCATTCATGGTCAGCTCGACTACCGCGTGCCGGTCGGCCAGGCCTTCGAACTGTTCCGCACCATGCAGAGCAAGGGCATCGAGTCGCGCCTGATCTACTACCCGGACGAGAACCACTGGATTCTCAAGCCGAACAACTCCATCTACTGGTACGAGCAGGTGGCCGACTGGATGGCCAAGTTCGCCGAACCCGGCGCCCGCTGACGGTCGGACATCTTGCATCAAGAAAGACGCCGGCCATGGGCCGGCGTTTTTCGTACCCCCTTTCACCTCTCACCTTTTACCTTTCACCTCCTCATATCCATGACCCATACAGAGATCGAACGCAAATTTCTGGTCGCCGGTCCGGGCTGGAAGCAGCCTGGCAAGGGCGAACGTGTTCGTCAGGCTTACCTGTCGACCGACAAGCAGCGGGTGGTGCGCGTCCGCGTGATCGAAGATGACGCCTGGCTGACGATCAAGGGACAGAGCGAGGGGATCACACGGCTGGAATTCGAATATCCGATTCCACTGGCTGATGCCGAGGTCATGCTCGATACCCTCTGTTACCAACCGTTCATCGACAAGACCCGCTACCGGATCGAGCATGGCAACCATGTCTGGGAAGTCGACGAGTTCAATGGCGATAACCACGGACTGGTAGTCGCTGAAATCGAACTCGAGGCCGAGGACGAAGCCTTCGAGCGCCCCGAGTGGCTGGGCGAGGAGGTCTCTGATGACCCGCGCTATTTCAACTCCAATCTGATTGATCACCCTTACCGGGAGTGGAGCAGGCAGGCCTGAGTATCTGGCCTGGTGGCTTTGAGGTTGACTCGGGGAAGCCGGTTAGTCCTTGTCGCCCTTCTTGCGGGCTTGGCGAAGTTCGCGCAGCAAATTGATGCCCTTGCGGCGCTGTTCGCGCAGCAGCCGGATCTGCATTTCGAGCAGCTCGCGCGCATCGGGCTGCTTTTCGGCTTCCAGTTCCGATTCGAGCCGGCGCTGCTTTTTGCGCATCTGCCCGAGCATCTTCCGGAGCTTGTCGCGTTTTTTGAGCTGGTCGCGATAGTCACTGGAGAGGAACTCCCGGAATTTCCTCAGGTTGGACTTTCCACTCATGGAGAATGTCCTCCTTGTTGCCTGCTTGTTTCATCCGACGATTGCAGGATGTCGCGTAACTCACCCGACTCCAGCGCCAGCTCTTCGCGCAGTTCGGCGTCCAGCTCCTCGAACGGCAGGAAAAGTGCACGCGCAGCCGCAATCAGGTTGCTTGCGATTCGGTAGGCGTAGGCGCTGTCGTTCATCAGCGAGGTGGCCTGTTCGGCAGTGATTGCTCGATCGCGGATAAGTTGGTCAAGATGACCGTTGGTGACGATGTCATTGGTTTCGGCACGTGCTGCCAATTCCCCCAGGCTGAGTTCAAGGTCTTCGCCCGGGTCGCGTGAAAGCGCTTCGAGCCGCTGCAGCAGTTCTCCGAGGTTGGCGCGAATGGCCAGGTACTCACCACGAATACCGGGATTTGACGAGCGCAGGTAACGCACCATATTTTTCTGAAGGTGCTTGGTGTCTTTGACCGATTCGAGCAAACGCTGGCTCGATGTCCGCATCATAACGAGTTGGCGGGCCCGCTCGCCCCGGACGGGAACCCGGGCCAGAAAATCCACGATCAGGCCGTGAAGTGGTTTGACCCGCTCCTGGTACAGTGCATCCAGGTCGTGTGAGCGCACACGATGCGGGGGTGTCTTGAACTTTTCCCGGTCGACCGCGTTGCGCAATTCGGCCGGCTCGTAGTTCAGTGATGTGGCAATGATCTTGAAGATGCGACCGAAAAGGCGCACCAGTTCCTTGCGCGCGGCTTCCATGGCTGGGCCCGGGATGTCGGCAACCGCCTTGCCGATGTAGCGCGGCTTGCTGGCCGGTGCCGGCTTGCTCCGGAACACACGCTCGAGGACCCTTACCATGGACGGGATCAGCGGCACCATGATCAGGATGCCGGCCAGGTTGAACAGGGTGTGGAAGATGGCCAGTCGCACGGCATGGTTTTCTTCGGCCAGGCTCAGCAGTCCGGCCAGCCACTCCACGGCCAGCATGAAAGGCGTTATCAGTAATAGTGCCACGGCCGCAGTGACCAGATTGAACAACAGGTGGGCACCGGCCAGTCGTCGGCCCTCGATATTGGCGGTGATGGCCGCCAATCCGGTAGACACCGCCGTGCCGATGTTGGCGCCAATGGAAATGGCCAGCGCATTCTCGTACCCAATCTGTCCGGCGGCCAGGGCGGTGATGGTCAGAATCAGCGTGGCATGGCTGGACTGCATGATCACCGTCGCGAAGATGCCGATGGCGGTGTAGACCACCAGTCCCTGCCAACCGGTCATGGTCCAGGCCGTCAGGTCGAAGGCCTGCTGAAAGGCTTCGAAGCCGTCCTTCATCCATTGAATGCCCAGAAACAGGAAGCCGATTCCGACCAGTACCCAGCCCAGCGAACGCAGGGTCACCTGGCGGGTGAGAATGAATACCACGCCGAAGGTCAGCATTGGCAATGCGCCGCGCCCGATATTGAAGTGCAGTGCCGGCCCGGCCATCAGCCAGGCGCCGGTGGTGGTGCCCAGGTTGGCGCCGAAGATCACCCCCAGCCCTTGCTGCAGCCCAAGCAGTCCGGAACTGAGAAAGGAGATGGTCAGCAACGAGACCAGCGTGCTCGACTGGGTCAGCGCCGTGGAAGCCGCACCGAAAGTCAGCCCCTTCCAGAGCCGGTCCGTCGACAACCTCAGCAGACGTTCCAGCGTGCCGCCGGTCAGTCCGCGCAGGCCCTGTTCCAGCGCCATCATGCCGAACAGGAAAAGGGCCACGCCGGAGGCGATGTCGGCCACTGTCTCGCTGGACCAGAATGCCCAGCCCAGCAGGGCCAGGGCGACGATCAGTGGCAGACTGCGAAACACCAGGGGGCTCCTAGTTCAGCGCATGGCGAAGATCATGCCACAGATCATCCACGCCCTCGATGCCGGTCGATAGCCGGAACAGGTGATCATCGATGTCCAGTCGATTCCGTTCGGAGTCGCCGAGCTTGGCATGGCTGGAACGTGATGGCTGGGAAATCGTGGTTTCCACGCCACCCAGGCTGATGGCCGGGCGAATCAGCTCCAGCGCGTCGAGAAAACGGGTGGGGTCGCGATCCTTTCCGAGCCGCAACGACAGCATGCCGCCGAAGCCTTTCATCTGGCCGCTGGCGATAGTGTGAGACGGGTGTTCGGGCAGGCCCGGATAGAGCACCTCGTCGATGGCCTCGTGCCCGTCGAGCCGACGGGCCAGTTCCAGGGCATTGGCCGACTGCTGCCTGACCCGAAGCGAGAGTGTCTTGAGGGAACGTTCGAGCAGGTAGAGATCCTGGCCGTTGAGGCTTGAACCCAGTCGCACGACGGTCGGATGAATGTGCTCAATCAGTTCCTTGCTGCCGGCCAGCGCACCGCATAGCAGGTCGGAATGTCCGCCGAGATACTTGGTCCCGGAATGGACGACCAGGTCGAAGCCATGCCGGATCGGTTGTTGCACCACCGGGGTGGCGAAGGTGTTGTCGATCACGCTGACGGTGTCGTGCTGCTGTGCGATGGCGGCAGTGTGTTCGAGATCGACGATGGTCATGAGCGGGTTGGTTGGCGATTCGACCAGCAGCAGGCGGGTATGCGGCGTGATCAGGCTGTCGAGATGGTCGGGGTCGCCATCCCAGATCGAAAATCGAAAACCTGACGGGGTGAGCAGCCCTTCGACCAGGTCGGTGGTGCCGCCGTAGAGCCCGTCGAGCAGGACGGCGTGATCGCCCGGTTTCATCAGGGACAGGAACACGGCGCTGATTGAGCCCATGCCGCTGGCGGTCACCAGCCCGGCTTCGGCGCCTTCCAGCCGGGCGATCTTCGCAGCCACGACCTGATGGTTGAGGCTGTTGTGATAGCGCGGATAGCGCACCTCGCCATCGGTGTAATCGAACGCCGAACTGGTGATCACCGGGGTGTTGAGACCGAAACGGGCCTCCAGCTTCTCTTCGCCGGCGTGCACGCAGGCGGTGTCCAGGGTTGAGTCATGGTTTGCGGGGTTCTTCATGCTGATAACGCGAGGGGGAAAGCCCTGACTATAGCGCAGCCGCGCGCGGAACCCCCGACAAGTTGGGAGTTGTTCCCAACGGCGGTTTGGAGGCACCTGACCATTGAGGTGGAGCAGCGGGTAGCATTCGAGCGATCTCGGCCCGCTAGCGCTCAGGCCGACCTCGCTCGAGTACCACCCGCTTCGATATGTGGGAGTAGACCGATAGTGGTCAGGTGCCGCTATTGACCCACCGTCATCAACCTCCTCATACACATCAGGTGGCGAGTAGTCTTGCGCGGGGCCGGGTTCGAGGTGATGAAGGCAGGCACAGTCGATCCGTGCTTCGGTCAACCCGCATGAGTCATTGCGCAGTCTTGCGTTTGAACTTGCACGGCGCGATTAGGTGGCACCAGAACGCCATCGGAGTTGGACTGCCCGCTAGGCGATTCACCTCGGTTCCGGCCCCGCGCAAGGCTGCTCGCCACCCCGCCACCACAACCGGAATCTACCGCAATAAAAGCATGGGCAAGTGCGGGCCGGGCACGGTGTCCGTGCCCGGCCAGAAAAAGGATCGATCAGTAATGCACCTGGCAACCGTACGGACGGGTTACCGAATCGGTGATTTCCTCGCCAGCGGCCATCTGCTCGAGTGCGACCACGACGTACTGGGTGGCGTCGGGAATGTCTTCGGGATCGCGGCTGGGGTTGGAGTCGATACCGCCCATGTAGCGCAGGATGCCCTCGGCATCGATGATGTACATGTGCGGGGTGACGCGGGCGTCATAGGCACGGCCGACATCGCCGGGCTCGTCGATCAGTACTGCGTTGGGATAGGCATCACGGCTGGCTGTCAGCTCGTCGGCTTCTTCAGGCGACACGTGACCCTGGGCACCGGGCCGCGAGGAGATGATCGACAGCCAGACCGCATCATGTTGATTGCGGGCCAGGCGCTGCTGGTCCTGCATGTTGCCGGGCTGGTAGTGTTTGACCACAAATGGACAGTCGTGATTGGTCCATTCCAGGATCACGGTCTGGCCGCGAAAATCAGACAGCGACACTTCATTGCCCTGGGTGTCGGTCAGCGTGAAATCGGGTGCGGGTTGACCGATCTGAGGAGCGGCAATCACTGCGGTGGACAGGGCCAGCAGCAGACTGGTGGCCAACACTTGCATCATTCGGTAAGGCATCGTGTACTCCTTGATTGTCGTTGGTTTGTTTGGATGGGTCGATGTGGAACAGTCTATTATGACTGGCCTCAGGAACGTTCCAGTGCCTGAATGACCAGTTGCGGGGTGAGTACCTGGGGCAGAACCCTTGGGTCCTCACCATTTCTCGGATACAGCACGTAAAGCGGTACGCCGTTGCGGTCGTAGCTTGAAAGGTACTCGGTGATGTCCGGGTCGCGCCGGGTCCAGTCGCCCTTGAGATAGACCACGTCGTTCTCTTCCATGGCCTCGCGCACTGCCGACGTGTTCAGCGCCACGCGTTCGTTGACCAGGCAGGTGATGCACCAGTCGGCGGTCATGTTGACCAGCACGGCACGTTCGGGGTCGTCGCGCAACTCGGCCAGGGTTTCGGCCGAATACGTTTCCCAGTGTGCGTTGTCGACCGATACCGCTTCCGCGCCACCGAAACGATCGGCCGAAAACAGGGTCGAGAGCACGAAGATCAGGCTCAGCCCCACGGCCGCATGCCGGGCGACCACCAGGCTTTCCCCACGTGACTCACGCCCGCCCAGCCACAGGGCAAAGGCCAGCACCACCATGCCCGACAGCACCAGCGCCAGGCCGGTGGGATCGGTCTGCCGGGCCAGTACCCACAGCAGCCAGACCACGGCCAGGTAGAGCGGAAAAGCCATGGCCTGCTTGAAGGTCTCCATCCACGGCCCCGGTCGTGGCAGGCGGCGCGCCAATGCCGGGCTGAAGCTCAGAACCAGCATGGGCAGCGCCAGCCCGAACCCGAGGGCAAGAAACACGCTCATGGCCATGGGCCAGGGCATGAACACCGCCGCGCCCAGAGCCGCGCCCATGAAGGGGGCGGTACAGGGGCTGGCCACCACGCAGGCCAGCACGCCGGTAAAGAATGAGCCCCTGGAACCCCCCTTCTCGGTCAGCCCCTGGCCAATGCCCATCAGCCGGGTCCCAAAATCGAACAGTCCCGACAATGAAAGACCCAGGGCAAACAGGATGTAGACCAGCAGGGCAACGAACCAGGCCGATTGCAGCTGGAATCCCCAGCCTATGGCTTCGCCGCCGGCGCGCAGCGCCAGCAACACGGCCGCCAGCACCGCAAAGCTGACCAGCACCCCGGCGGTGTAGGCCAGCCCATGACCGCGCTGGTCGTGGCCGGCACCGGAAACCAGGCTCATGGCCTTGATCGACAGCACCGGAAACACGCAGGGCATGAGGTTGAGCAAGACACCGCCGGCCAGCGCCAGAATCAGCGCCAGTGCCCAGCCGGGTGACGACGAGTCGACCAGCGCGCCGGCACTGAGCAGTTCGCCGGTCTCGGCCGAAAGATGCCAGGCCTGCCCGGCGTCGTGGTCGACCAGGATAAATTCCAGCTGTTCGGGCGCCCGGCTGAAATAGGCCGACAGCGGTTGAGAAACAAGAATCTGGCCGTTCTCGGCCAGCACGCTGGGCTCCCGGGCATGTTCGACCAGGTTGTCGTTGATGACAAAAAAGGCCAGATCGCCGGAAAGGTCGATGTCTTCCGGGACCACCTGCACACTCAGATTGCCCCCTTCGGTATTGAAGCGCGCCGTCCACCCCGCTTTCTCGGGCACGCGTTCAAGCGTGTCGGCAAACAGTGCGGCATGAGGCGATTCGCGTCGCTGGCCGTGATCGATTACATCCAGATCCAGCGCCAAAGTCGCGTCGCCCGGAATGCAGATTTCCTCGCACACCAGCCAGGCGGCATCGACCACCAACGTGAGCGTCTCGCCCGGTACGAGGCTGTCCGGGGTATCGATGCGCACCGGCAACAGGTGTCCGTCCTTGTAGCCGTAGTTGACCAGGTGGCCCATCTGCAGGGCTTCGGGCCAGGCCCATTCAATCTCGCCGGCTTTCACGCCATCGGGCAGGTCCCAGTGCAGTTGCGTCGGCAGCCCCGAATCACCCGGATTGAGCCAGTAGGTGTGCCAGTTGTCGTCGGGTTCCAGTCTGAGTCCGGCCCAGAAAGACTGGCCCGGCTCGACGGCCGTGATCTCGGCGATCAGCTCGGCGCGAATATGATCGCGCTCCACCGTGCCGTATTCGGGAGCGGCCCAGGACAGTAAGGGCAACAGGATCAGCGCGGCAAAAAGACTTCGCATCATGAGGTCCAGGTCTCTCGACGGCCCGAGGGGCCGCACGTCGGTCCAGCATTACAAATGTCGATGTGAACGCTGCCGCCGCAGCCGGACGGGCACGCGGACACACCTAGGAAAGACCACGCCGGGGCAGAAAAGGTTCTCTGTGGTGGTGCGCTCCTCCCCTGGCCCCTTAGCGTTTCCCGCCAAACAGCGTCAGCAGCAAGCCGACGACCGCGGCGGCAGCTCCCCCGATCAGGTACCAGGTGGTTTCATCGGTAAAGCGGCCGGTGAGGGTTTCATGGACTTCCTCGGTCAGGGTATCGGTGGCCTGGAAGCCGAAGAACAGCAGGCCGAGGCCGACGATCAGCAGGCCAATGCCGACAATGCGCTTGGTGCTCATGGTTCAATCCCGTTTCGGGTGAGGCCCGAGCATAGCCCCGAACCGTCAGGTCTGGCAAACCGGGCAATAGAAAGTACTGCGTTGACCAACAACCTTCCGGCGCACCGCGGCCCCGCAGCCTGGGCACGGTTGGCCCTCGCGGCCATACACTTTGAGCGATTGCCCGAAATAGCCCGGCGTGCCGTCGCCCACGGTGAAATCTCTCAGAGAAGTGCCGCCCACCTCGATGGCCGCGGCCAGGGTGGCCCGGATGGTCCCGGCAAGTCGATGGTAGCGTTCGCGACTGATCCGACCCGCCGGCCGGGTGGGATGGATGCCGGCGTCGAACAGCGCCTCGGAGGCATAGATATTGCCGACACCGACCACGATGCGCGAATCCATGATGAAGGATTTCACGGGCGCTCGTCTGCCCCGAGACCGTTGCCACAGGTGATCGCCATCGAATCTATCGCCCAGCGGTTCAGGCCCCAGGCCAGCCAGGCGTGGATGCTCAAGTGGACTGCCGGCACAGTAGAGCAGGGCTCCGAAGCGGCGCGGGTCGGTATAGCGAACCAGATAGCCGCCGGCCATCTGCACATCGACATGGTCGTGCGGGCCGGGGGCGGGTGCGTCCAGCCAGCCGCGAAACGACCCTGACATACCCAGGTGCCAGAGCAGGCAGCCGCTGTCCAGATGCCAGATCAGCCACTTGGCGCGCCGTTCCAGCGCGTGAATCACTTCGCCGCCCAGTCCGTCGACCTCGATCGGCACCGGCCAGCGCAGCCCCCGCTGGCGCACGGTGATGGCGGCAATACGCTCCCGCTCGACCAGCGGCGCCAGTCCGCGACGGGTGGTTTCGACTTCGGGCAATTCGGGCATGGGGATAAAGGCGGTAAAAGGTGAAAAGTGAACAGGATTATCGCCCCTTCTTTTATCATGAGCACCGGCCAAGTTCGAGGCATCGCTCATGGCAACCAGACCATGAAGCGAACGAACCGGTTCTTCCTTACACCTTACACCTTACACCTTTCACCTTTCACCGTCCCCAACAGCTATCCACGCTCCATTCGTTAGAATAGTCACAGGCTTGCCGATTATCGGAGCTGCTCCATGCCCATCAAACTCGTCACCGGCGACATCACCGATCAGCCCGATCTCGACGCGGTGGTCAATGCCGCCAATGCCCAGCTGATGCCCGGGGGTGGCGTGGCTGGTGCGATTCATCGGGCCGCCGGGTCGCAACTGGCCGAGGCCTGCCAGCCGCTAGCGCCCATCGCTCCGGGCCAGGCGGTGATCACCCGCGGCTACAAGCTGCCCAACCCGTGGATTATTCATGCCCTGGGGCCGCGCTATGGTATCGACGAGCCGGCCGACCGGTTGCTGGCCGATGCTTACCGCAATGCGCTTCGCTTGTGCGAGAAAAAGGCACTGGCCTCGGTCGGGTTTCCCGCGCTGTCGGCCGGTGCCTTCGGTTACCCGCTCGAGGAAGCCGCCGAAATTGCCATGGACACGGTACGGCAGTACCGACCCGATAGCCTGCAGGTGCGATTCGTTCTTTTTGACGACAAGACGTTGGCGGCTTTTCGATCGTTCGCCAGGGAGGGATGAGCACCCGCCCCGGCGATGACCGGGGCGGATGCATGCTGGAACGGGCTTAGTCCGTGGCGGTCAACTCGGTGGTGAATTCGCCACCACCCATCTGGGGCGGCAGTTGGCCCTGGACCCGCAGCACCTGGTAGGGTGCATCGGCTTTGCGCCAGATCACTTGGTCGCCACCCTCGTCGTCCAGAGCGGAGAGCTCGATGCGCCAGGCTTCGAACTCGCCCGCGGGCACATCGATGGATTCCCTGTCGGTCACCGTCAGGTTGAAGTAGCGGACCTGTTGTTGCATGCCGATCTCGGCAAAGCGCAGCGGCCGACGGTAATCCTGTGTCAGCGGCAATGCGCTGATCACCAGCTCCAGGGCGGTTTCACCGCCAAAGACGGGCGCGTCGAGCTCGATGTCGATGGGTATCTGCTGGGCGCCCGCATCAATCTCGCCACTGATCTGCCGGCTGTCGAAATCGACCTTGATGGTGGCCGGGCCCTGTTCGGCACGACGCTTGATCGGCCGCAAGGTGCGCCCATCGACCACGATCCGGTCGCTGGCCTCGCCCATCGGCGAGCTCGATTCTGAGCGTACTTCGATGACGGTGCGGCCGTCCTGTTCGGTACGCTCGATCGTGCGCGTGGCCGGCACTTCCAGCTCATTGCCCTGGACCGAAAGCCGGGTCACGTACTCCAGACGCCCATCAAGGATCTGTTCGGCATTGACCGTGGGCAGCGGTCGGGTGCGCGCGGCGGCCAGCTCGTCGGCCAGGTCCGGCAGCTCGACTTCGTCGACATCGACGGTGATGGCAGCGAGCTGCACGGCAATGTCCTCGGCCATGTCGGGCTGGTAGCGTCCTCCCAGATGGCTGGCGAGGAACTCCTCGGTGCGGGCAAACATGGCCATGCGATTCTCGAGACCGCGGAAACCGTGGCCTTCATCCGGCGCCACGATGTACTCAACCGGCAGATCGCTTTCGCGCATGGCCACGACAATCTGGTCAGCCTCGGCCTGACGTACCCGCGGGTCGTTGGCGCCGTGAATGACCAGCAGCGGGCTGGCAATCTGCTCGACGTGATTGATCGGCGACTGCCGCTCGAGCTGCTTGCGACCTTCCTCGGTATCCGGATCACCCACCCGGCGGATGAACATTTCCCGGATCGGTCCCCAGTAGGGCGGAATGGAGTTGAGCAGAGTAATGATGTTGGACACCCCGACAATATTCACGCCGCAGGCATACAGCTCGGGCGTAAAGACCATGCCGGCCAGTGTGGCGTATCCGCCATAAGAGCCGCCCATGATGCAGACCCGATCGGGATCGGCGATGCCTTCTTCGATCAGGTGCTTGATGCCATCGGTGATGTCATCCTGCATGGCATCGCCCCACTCGTTGTTGCCGGCATTGAGAAAGGTCTTGCCGAAGCCGGCCGAGCCACGGAAATTGGGCTGCAGCACGGCATAGCCGCGATTGGCCAGAAACTGCACCTGGGACCGGTAACCCCATGTATCGCGGGCCCACGGTCCGCCGTGAATCAGGGCGACAACCGCCAGGTTCTCCGGATCGGCACCGCGCGGAATCGTCAGGTAGGCGGGAATCTCCAGGCCGTCGCGTGCGGTGTAGCGAATCGGCTTCATTTCAGACATCTGGTCCGGGTCGATCTCGGGGCGGCTCCGGTAGAATTTCTCGACCGTGCGCTGCTCGCGGTCGAACAGGTAGACCGTACCCGGATCCACGTCGCGTGACAGGCTGACCAGGGCGAGTCGCTCGTCGGCGGTCATCGAGCTAATGCCGATTTCGCCTTCCGGCAGGTTCTCGCGCAGGAACTCGAGGTCGGCCTCGAAGTTCTCGTCGTGCGGATAGATCCGCGGCCGATCGCCCACGTACACGGTGGCCAGCAGCTCATCGGTGGCCGGCGAAAGAATCACGCCACCGAAATCGACCTCGCCTTCGGGGTCGCGCTCGAACAGTTCGGTGTCTCCGCTTTCAAGGTCGAGGATATAAAGACCGACCAGGTCAATATCCTCGCCCCGGTTGGACTGGAACCAGACCCGATCGCCGTCGGGAAGAAAGCCGGCCGGGCCGCAGGTTTCCTGCCAGGAACACTCGAACAGGACATCGCCCAGTTCGCCGTCGGCCACGCGCATCACTTCCGTGCCGCCGGCATCGGTCTGACGGGTCGCCAGGCGGATGTTGCCCTCCAGGTCGGCGCTCCATCCGGCCACGTTGTCGACATTCTCGATCAGCAGTTCGCGTTCGCCGGTGGCGATGGACACGGCATAGACGTCATGCAGGGCCGGATCGCGGTCGTTGATGCCGACGACAAGCCGGTCCGGGTTGCTGCGCGGCACGGAGATGATCTGGGCGCGAACGTCTTCGCCATCGGTCAGGTTGCGCGCGGCCGGCACGCCGTTGTCATCGGGTTCTCCCTGTGGATCGACGGCCCAGACATGAAAGTTCTCGTCGCCATCGCGGTCCTGGACATACAGCACGTACCCGGAGTCGTGGGTCCAGAAATAGCCGGGCACCGGGCGGCTATCGGCCGTCAGCGGGCGGGCGTCGTCAAAAGACTGGCCCTGCTCCTTGATCCAGATGTTGCGCACCCCCTCATAAGGACGCATGAACGTGACGTACTGCCCGTCCGGGGAGAGCTGGGCACCCGAGATTTCGGGGTCGCCAAAAAACAGGTCGCGGTCGATCAGCTCGGGCAGCTGGTCGAGATAGGCCAGCGAATCAGCCTGCTCGGCCTGGACGGCCGGGCTGAATGCCAGCATGAAGAAAGCAGCAGGCGCAAGCGCCCGGATCAATAACGTCATGATGTCACCCTCCTGATATGGGCGCCCGCAGGCGCCTGGTGTCTGGACACAAAAATTCACCCGAAACCATAACGCCAGAGCGTCCCGGATGGAATAGGCCATTCGTCATTGTCTGCCGGCCGCATGCCCTGTGTCCGGTCGCCGATTGGTAACGCGCTGGCGCATCGGGTAGGCTGATGTGAAAATTTCGTCAAACACCGGAAACCGCGCATGTACCGATTTGCCGCTTTGCTATTCCCCCTGTCGCTGATATTCCTGGCCGCCAGCCCGGCGGCCACAACCCCGGATGATTTCGTCATGGTGCCGGCCGAAATGGTATCGGACGAAGCGCCCGGTCTGCCGGCCCGGACCGATGCCGACTACGAATGGCTGCGCCAGGCCGAATACGACACTGTCGTCTGTCCATTTCGCGGGCGCATCGATTACGGTCCGGGCGAGGTCGAATGCGGCCTGATCCAGGTGCCCGAGAACCGCGAGGTCGAGGGCAGTCGAACCATCGAACTGCATTTCGTGCGCATCAACGCGCGCGGCGAGGACCACGAGGGCAACGAGGTCGAGGTTCGCGACGATCCGGCCCTTTACCTGACCGGCGGACCGGGGGTGAAGGTCGAGGGGTATGTCGCACGTCTCAAGGACCACCGCATCACCGCCCGGCGCGATCTCTACATCCTTGAGCAGCGCGGCATCGGGCACTCCGGTGATTTCTGCCCGTTCTTCGCCGATCGCAATCGCGCCGATTTCATCCGCCCCGATTTCGTCGACAGCCAGCGTGCCGCGCTTGAACAGACCCGCGCCTGCATCGAGGGCGCGAAGGCGCGCGGAGTCGATGTCACCGGTTATCACACTTTCGAGAATGCGCGCGACATCAAGGCGCTCCGGTTGGCTCTGGGCCTGGATGACTGGAACGTCTGGGGTATTTCCTATGGTTCCGTACTGGGCCAGGCCTACATGAAGGTCGATCCGGACGGCATTCGTGCCGCGGTGATCGACGCCATCGTGCCGCTGGACCTGCACGACCTGATGCGCATCCCGCACTGGCACGATCGCAACCTGGACATGCTGTTCGACGCCTGCGAGGACCAGGCCGCCTGCGCCCGCGCCTTCGGCGATCTGCGCGAACGCTACATGGCCGCGATCGAGGCCATGAGCGAGGAACCCGTTGCGCTGGAAGTCGAGGCCGACGAACGCTATCCCACCG from Wenzhouxiangella sp. AB-CW3 includes:
- a CDS encoding CYTH domain-containing protein, which codes for MTHTEIERKFLVAGPGWKQPGKGERVRQAYLSTDKQRVVRVRVIEDDAWLTIKGQSEGITRLEFEYPIPLADAEVMLDTLCYQPFIDKTRYRIEHGNHVWEVDEFNGDNHGLVVAEIELEAEDEAFERPEWLGEEVSDDPRYFNSNLIDHPYREWSRQA
- a CDS encoding Na/Pi cotransporter family protein, with product MFRSLPLIVALALLGWAFWSSETVADIASGVALFLFGMMALEQGLRGLTGGTLERLLRLSTDRLWKGLTFGAASTALTQSSTLVSLLTISFLSSGLLGLQQGLGVIFGANLGTTTGAWLMAGPALHFNIGRGALPMLTFGVVFILTRQVTLRSLGWVLVGIGFLFLGIQWMKDGFEAFQQAFDLTAWTMTGWQGLVVYTAIGIFATVIMQSSHATLILTITALAAGQIGYENALAISIGANIGTAVSTGLAAITANIEGRRLAGAHLLFNLVTAAVALLLITPFMLAVEWLAGLLSLAEENHAVRLAIFHTLFNLAGILIMVPLIPSMVRVLERVFRSKPAPASKPRYIGKAVADIPGPAMEAARKELVRLFGRIFKIIATSLNYEPAELRNAVDREKFKTPPHRVRSHDLDALYQERVKPLHGLIVDFLARVPVRGERARQLVMMRTSSQRLLESVKDTKHLQKNMVRYLRSSNPGIRGEYLAIRANLGELLQRLEALSRDPGEDLELSLGELAARAETNDIVTNGHLDQLIRDRAITAEQATSLMNDSAYAYRIASNLIAAARALFLPFEELDAELREELALESGELRDILQSSDETSRQQGGHSP
- a CDS encoding trans-sulfuration enzyme family protein; amino-acid sequence: MKNPANHDSTLDTACVHAGEEKLEARFGLNTPVITSSAFDYTDGEVRYPRYHNSLNHQVVAAKIARLEGAEAGLVTASGMGSISAVFLSLMKPGDHAVLLDGLYGGTTDLVEGLLTPSGFRFSIWDGDPDHLDSLITPHTRLLLVESPTNPLMTIVDLEHTAAIAQQHDTVSVIDNTFATPVVQQPIRHGFDLVVHSGTKYLGGHSDLLCGALAGSKELIEHIHPTVVRLGSSLNGQDLYLLERSLKTLSLRVRQQSANALELARRLDGHEAIDEVLYPGLPEHPSHTIASGQMKGFGGMLSLRLGKDRDPTRFLDALELIRPAISLGGVETTISQPSRSSHAKLGDSERNRLDIDDHLFRLSTGIEGVDDLWHDLRHALN
- a CDS encoding redoxin domain-containing protein, coding for MMQVLATSLLLALSTAVIAAPQIGQPAPDFTLTDTQGNEVSLSDFRGQTVILEWTNHDCPFVVKHYQPGNMQDQQRLARNQHDAVWLSIISSRPGAQGHVSPEEADELTASRDAYPNAVLIDEPGDVGRAYDARVTPHMYIIDAEGILRYMGGIDSNPSRDPEDIPDATQYVVVALEQMAAGEEITDSVTRPYGCQVHY